In Blautia wexlerae DSM 19850, a single window of DNA contains:
- a CDS encoding CBS domain-containing protein: protein MNILFFLTPKSDVAYIFENETLRQTLEKMEHRKFSCIPLLSLDGKYKGSISEGDLLWGMKTLNVPGLKEAESISIMAIPRRATYKAVHADSDMEDLLDKAINQNYVPVVDDQGYFIGIITRKEIIKYCYKELKKYIKASDS from the coding sequence GTGAATATTTTATTTTTTTTAACACCTAAAAGTGATGTAGCATATATATTTGAAAATGAGACTCTTCGTCAGACTCTTGAGAAAATGGAACACAGAAAATTTTCCTGCATTCCGCTTCTGAGTCTGGACGGGAAATATAAAGGAAGTATTTCCGAGGGTGATCTTCTCTGGGGAATGAAAACCTTAAATGTTCCCGGACTGAAAGAAGCAGAGAGCATTTCCATTATGGCAATCCCGCGAAGAGCAACATATAAGGCAGTTCACGCAGATTCTGACATGGAGGATCTGCTGGACAAGGCAATCAACCAGAATTATGTTCCGGTTGTAGATGATCAGGGATACTTTATCGGCATCATCACCCGTAAAGAGATCATCAAATACTGCTACAAAGAACTGAAGAAATATATAAAAGCTTCAGATTCATAA
- a CDS encoding bile acid:sodium symporter family protein, protein MALVTPTCLLLGVCFPDIAKCGLPYVPAVFAFMTFAGALKSRFKDVANVFRHPGSLLIIMLLVHVVIPTASCGAGHLFFGNNMELITGMVLEFAVPTAVVSLMWVTIYDGNSPLSLSLVVLDTVLAPFLIPATLKILLGSAVTIDPARMMRELIFMVALPAVVAMVLNQITDGKVMETWPGKLAPFSKLALIFVVTSNSSKVAPYIRDMNMQRVKVALAILVLAASGYALGWFVAYIFRKDRSTAVSMMYGTGMRNISAGAVIAAAYFPGEVMFPVMIGTLFQQVLAALFGKLLAQKKEKQEFC, encoded by the coding sequence ATGGCCCTGGTGACACCGACCTGTCTGTTGCTGGGGGTGTGCTTTCCTGATATTGCCAAATGCGGTCTGCCTTATGTGCCGGCCGTATTTGCATTTATGACATTTGCCGGGGCGTTGAAGTCAAGATTTAAAGATGTGGCAAATGTATTCCGACATCCGGGCTCACTGCTTATTATCATGCTTCTGGTCCATGTGGTAATCCCGACAGCATCCTGCGGGGCAGGCCATCTTTTCTTTGGAAATAACATGGAGCTGATCACCGGAATGGTACTGGAGTTTGCAGTTCCCACTGCAGTGGTAAGTCTGATGTGGGTGACGATTTATGATGGAAACAGTCCTCTGTCGTTGTCTCTGGTAGTGCTGGATACGGTACTGGCACCTTTTCTGATCCCGGCTACGCTGAAGATCCTGCTGGGCTCTGCGGTGACCATAGATCCTGCCAGGATGATGCGGGAACTGATATTTATGGTTGCGCTTCCTGCTGTTGTTGCGATGGTATTAAATCAGATCACAGATGGAAAAGTAATGGAAACATGGCCGGGAAAGCTAGCGCCTTTTTCAAAGCTGGCACTGATATTTGTGGTAACGTCCAATTCTTCCAAAGTAGCACCATATATCCGGGATATGAATATGCAGAGGGTGAAGGTTGCACTGGCAATCCTTGTCCTGGCTGCTTCCGGATATGCACTCGGCTGGTTTGTGGCGTATATCTTCCGAAAGGATCGCAGTACGGCGGTTTCCATGATGTATGGAACCGGGATGCGCAATATCAGCGCAGGAGCGGTGATCGCAGCTGCATATTTTCCGGGGGAAGTTATGTTTCCGGTAATGATCGGAACTCTGTTTCAGCAGGTGTTGGCAGCATTGTTCGGAAAGCTTCTGGCACAGAAAAAGGAAAAACAGGAATTTTGTTGA
- a CDS encoding amino acid ABC transporter ATP-binding protein, with amino-acid sequence MSDKNVLIQVKDLKKAFGTNQVLDGITTDICQGEVVAVIGPSGSGKSTFLRSLNLLEVPTGGQILFEGTDITDPKVDINRHRQKIGMVFQQFNLFPHKTVKQNIMLAPVELKLMTKEEASKKADELLARVGLPDKANAYPDMLSGGQKQRIAIARSLAMNPDVMLFDEPTSALDPEMVGEVLELMKELAQSGMTMVVVTHEMGFAREVATRVLFIDDGKIQEENTPKEFFANPKNPRLKDFLSKVL; translated from the coding sequence GTGAGCGATAAGAATGTACTGATCCAGGTAAAGGATCTGAAGAAAGCTTTTGGTACAAATCAGGTTCTCGATGGAATAACAACAGATATCTGTCAGGGAGAAGTAGTAGCCGTCATTGGTCCTTCCGGTTCCGGTAAATCTACTTTCCTGAGATCACTGAATCTTCTGGAGGTTCCGACAGGCGGACAGATCCTCTTTGAAGGAACTGATATTACAGATCCGAAGGTTGACATTAACAGACACCGTCAGAAGATTGGAATGGTATTCCAGCAGTTTAATCTTTTTCCGCATAAAACGGTAAAACAGAATATTATGCTGGCACCTGTAGAACTGAAGCTGATGACAAAGGAGGAAGCTTCAAAGAAAGCAGACGAGCTTCTGGCACGTGTAGGGCTTCCTGACAAAGCCAATGCATATCCGGATATGCTTTCGGGCGGGCAGAAACAGCGTATTGCCATTGCACGTTCTCTTGCCATGAATCCGGATGTGATGCTTTTTGATGAGCCAACTTCCGCACTTGACCCTGAGATGGTAGGTGAGGTTCTGGAATTGATGAAAGAACTTGCGCAGTCAGGTATGACCATGGTTGTAGTTACTCATGAGATGGGATTTGCAAGAGAAGTGGCAACAAGAGTTCTTTTTATTGATGACGGTAAGATACAGGAAGAGAATACTCCGAAAGAATTTTTCGCGAATCCGAAGAATCCTAGACTGAAAGACTTCCTTTCAAAGGTTTTATAA
- a CDS encoding amino acid ABC transporter permease → MILANVKEDFYLNFIKDDRYLWLLDGLKTTLIITVFAVIVGLIIGFLVAIIRSAHDKSGSFKILNAICRVYLTVIRGTPTMIQLLIMNFVIFGAVSINKIIVGGLAFGINSGAYVAEIVRSGIMSIDQGQTEAGRSLGLNFSQTMRLIIIPQAFKNVLPALVNEFIVLIKETSIIGYIGMMDLTKGAMLIQSRTYNAFWPLMAAAAIYLVIVGILTWGMNKLERRLRTSER, encoded by the coding sequence ATGATATTAGCGAATGTAAAAGAAGATTTTTATCTGAACTTTATTAAAGATGACCGCTATCTCTGGCTTCTGGATGGTCTGAAAACAACTCTTATTATCACAGTATTTGCGGTAATTGTAGGTCTGATCATCGGTTTCCTTGTAGCAATCATCCGTTCTGCGCACGATAAGTCAGGCTCCTTTAAGATCCTCAATGCGATCTGCAGAGTTTATTTGACTGTAATTCGTGGAACACCAACCATGATCCAGCTGTTGATCATGAATTTTGTAATTTTTGGTGCTGTAAGCATTAACAAGATCATTGTAGGCGGACTTGCCTTTGGTATCAACTCAGGTGCCTATGTAGCTGAGATTGTCCGTTCCGGTATCATGTCCATTGACCAGGGACAGACAGAGGCAGGACGAAGCCTTGGTCTGAATTTCAGCCAGACCATGCGACTGATCATTATCCCGCAGGCATTTAAGAATGTACTTCCTGCGCTGGTAAATGAATTTATCGTGCTGATCAAAGAGACATCCATCATCGGTTATATCGGTATGATGGACCTGACAAAAGGAGCTATGCTGATCCAGAGCCGTACATACAATGCGTTCTGGCCTCTGATGGCAGCAGCAGCGATTTACCTTGTGATCGTTGGAATCCTTACATGGGGGATGAATAAACTGGAAAGGAGATTAAGAACCAGTGAGCGATAA
- a CDS encoding transporter substrate-binding domain-containing protein, producing the protein MKDQKRFAALALSAVMVFSMAGSVSAAQKVESKDDLAGATIGVQLGTTGDLDASDYEKDGSTVERYSKGSEAVQALKAGQIDCVIIDSQPAQKFVENNDDLKILDEPFEEEEYAICLKKGNDELLDKINGALKDLKEDGTIDSIMDNYIGEDAGKTPYESPEDVDRSNGTLVMATNAEFEPYEYHEGDDIVGIDADIAQAICDKLGYELKIEDMEFDSILPAVQSGKADFGAAGMTVTEDRKSSVDFTDTYADASQVIIVKK; encoded by the coding sequence ATGAAAGATCAAAAGAGATTTGCAGCTCTTGCACTCAGTGCAGTAATGGTATTTTCCATGGCAGGAAGCGTATCCGCAGCTCAGAAAGTTGAATCCAAAGATGATCTTGCAGGAGCAACAATCGGTGTTCAGCTTGGTACAACAGGTGACCTTGATGCATCTGATTATGAGAAAGATGGTTCTACAGTAGAACGTTACAGCAAGGGAAGTGAAGCTGTTCAGGCATTAAAGGCAGGACAGATCGACTGTGTGATCATCGATTCACAGCCGGCTCAGAAATTTGTTGAGAATAATGATGATCTCAAGATTCTGGATGAGCCATTCGAGGAAGAAGAATATGCAATCTGTTTAAAGAAAGGCAATGATGAACTTCTTGACAAGATTAACGGAGCTCTCAAGGATCTGAAAGAGGATGGAACTATCGACAGCATCATGGACAATTACATTGGTGAGGATGCCGGTAAGACTCCATATGAATCACCGGAAGATGTTGACCGTTCCAATGGAACTCTGGTAATGGCTACTAACGCTGAGTTCGAACCATATGAATATCATGAAGGTGATGATATCGTTGGTATCGATGCTGATATCGCTCAGGCAATCTGTGATAAGCTTGGATATGAACTGAAAATTGAAGATATGGAATTCGATTCCATCCTTCCGGCCGTACAGTCCGGCAAAGCAGACTTCGGTGCAGCTGGTATGACTGTAACAGAAGACCGTAAATCAAGCGTTGACTTTACAGATACCTATGCAGATGCAAGCCAGGTAATTATTGTAAAGAAATAA
- the dapF gene encoding diaminopimelate epimerase has product MKFTKMHGIGNDYVYVNCFEETVENPSAVARYVSDRHFGIGSDGLILIKPSKIADCEMDMYNLDGSQGAMCGNGIRCVAKYAYDYGIVDKEHISVATKSGIKYLDLTVENGKVSQVKVNMGSPILTARQIPVVSEKEEVINEPLDVNGKIYYITAVSMGNPHAIVYMDDIDHLDIEKIGPAFENHVAFPDRVNTEFVEVIDEHTVKMRVWERGSGETLACGTGACAVAVASVLNGHVDGDSPVTVKLLGGDLQIFWNRQENLVYMTGPAATVFDGEIDVSFLK; this is encoded by the coding sequence ATGAAATTTACAAAAATGCATGGTATTGGAAATGATTACGTATATGTAAACTGTTTTGAGGAAACTGTGGAAAATCCTTCCGCAGTAGCCAGATATGTCAGTGACCGTCACTTTGGTATCGGTTCCGACGGACTGATCCTGATCAAGCCATCCAAAATCGCAGACTGCGAGATGGATATGTATAATCTCGACGGTTCCCAGGGTGCCATGTGCGGAAACGGTATCCGCTGTGTTGCCAAATATGCCTATGACTACGGCATCGTAGACAAAGAACATATTTCTGTTGCTACAAAAAGCGGCATCAAATATCTGGATCTTACTGTAGAAAACGGAAAGGTATCCCAGGTTAAGGTAAATATGGGTTCTCCGATCCTGACCGCCAGACAGATTCCGGTAGTGTCAGAGAAGGAGGAAGTTATCAATGAACCTCTGGATGTAAACGGAAAAATCTATTACATAACCGCTGTTTCCATGGGAAATCCCCACGCTATTGTTTATATGGATGATATTGACCATCTGGATATTGAAAAGATCGGCCCGGCTTTCGAGAATCATGTTGCATTTCCGGATCGTGTAAACACTGAATTTGTAGAAGTGATCGATGAACATACTGTAAAAATGCGTGTATGGGAACGCGGTTCAGGCGAAACTCTTGCCTGCGGCACAGGTGCATGTGCGGTAGCAGTCGCTTCTGTTCTGAACGGACATGTAGACGGTGACAGTCCTGTCACTGTAAAACTTCTCGGCGGTGACCTGCAGATTTTCTGGAACAGACAGGAGAATCTTGTTTACATGACAGGCCCGGCTGCCACAGTATTTGACGGTGAAATTGATGTAAGCTTTCTGAAATAA
- a CDS encoding AzlD domain-containing protein: protein MSHNIYIYILVMAAVTYLIRMLPLALSRKEITSPFIRSFLYYVPYACLAAMTFPAILFATDSVISAAVGFIVALIAAYKEKSLLTVALFACAAVFIVERILEFAV, encoded by the coding sequence ATGAGTCATAATATTTATATTTACATTCTGGTAATGGCAGCAGTTACATATCTGATCCGTATGCTCCCGCTTGCTCTTTCCAGAAAAGAGATCACAAGTCCGTTTATCAGATCATTTCTGTACTATGTTCCCTATGCATGTCTGGCAGCCATGACATTTCCGGCGATCCTTTTTGCCACAGACAGTGTGATCTCGGCTGCTGTGGGATTTATTGTGGCACTGATCGCGGCATATAAGGAGAAAAGTCTTCTTACAGTTGCGTTATTCGCATGTGCTGCGGTATTTATTGTGGAAAGAATACTGGAATTTGCAGTGTAA
- a CDS encoding AzlC family ABC transporter permease produces the protein MRSESFRKGVKDGIPIGLGYFAVSFTFGMMAVADGLSIWQAVLISLTNVTSAGQFAGLEIMVMSGSYWEMALTQLIINLRYCLMSFSLAQKFRRDESLVHRYIAAFGVTDEIFGISASQPGKVSAFYNYGAMCVAIPGWVLGTLAGAISGNLLPDFMMSALSVAIYGMFLAIIIPPAKQNKAVLAVVVAAMLISTLFKVIPFLSEVSSGFVIIITTLIVAGAAAYFCPIEDEKEEEGVHES, from the coding sequence ATGAGAAGTGAAAGCTTCAGAAAAGGAGTTAAGGATGGTATTCCCATAGGACTGGGATATTTTGCTGTATCGTTTACATTTGGCATGATGGCAGTTGCTGATGGACTGAGTATCTGGCAGGCTGTGCTGATCTCATTGACAAACGTGACTTCAGCAGGGCAGTTTGCAGGACTTGAGATCATGGTAATGAGCGGCTCTTACTGGGAGATGGCACTGACACAGCTGATCATTAATCTGAGATATTGTCTGATGTCATTTTCCCTTGCTCAGAAATTCAGAAGAGATGAATCTTTGGTTCACCGCTATATTGCAGCATTTGGTGTGACGGATGAGATTTTCGGGATTAGTGCCAGTCAGCCCGGAAAGGTAAGCGCATTTTATAATTATGGTGCCATGTGTGTGGCAATCCCGGGATGGGTACTTGGAACCCTGGCAGGAGCAATTTCCGGAAATCTTCTTCCGGATTTTATGATGAGTGCACTCAGCGTGGCTATTTACGGTATGTTCCTTGCAATTATTATTCCTCCGGCAAAGCAGAATAAGGCAGTACTGGCAGTTGTCGTGGCAGCAATGCTGATCAGCACTTTGTTTAAAGTGATTCCGTTTCTGTCGGAGGTTTCGTCAGGTTTTGTGATCATTATTACTACACTGATCGTGGCAGGGGCTGCCGCATACTTCTGTCCGATAGAGGATGAGAAAGAGGAGGAGGGTGTTCATGAGTCATAA
- a CDS encoding InlB B-repeat-containing protein, with product MRKQKRQMCVRRMLLFFLACVLICAAPPSAAQAAIMQTAKNSTVQKKKTSTKTVTIETSGEITKKKVKSGGSVILPVEVNKRGYTFLGWSTVPGQTCNPMYQAYQKIQVTKNIHLYPVKYKWNQEPDIYAGGLADSVEKYDKIIFVGDSRTAMLRSTLKQQCSSDSLKKVGFVCKTGEGLDWMKKYGEKELLNEISGMDDNAKPVAVIFNLGVNDLIHKNRESISYDSVASDYASYMNGLSRKLTARNCELFYMSVNPCNTAMKSTRKESEIRGFNNRLRQRLNGNFTWINSYSYLMRCGYTTRCEFRGYTDDGVHYSMRTYKRIYAYAIKQIR from the coding sequence ATGAGAAAACAGAAGAGACAGATGTGTGTAAGAAGAATGTTATTATTTTTTCTGGCGTGTGTATTAATATGTGCAGCACCCCCGTCTGCAGCACAGGCGGCAATAATGCAGACTGCTAAGAATTCAACAGTGCAAAAGAAAAAAACATCCACGAAAACAGTTACAATAGAGACTTCAGGAGAAATCACAAAAAAGAAAGTGAAAAGCGGTGGTTCTGTGATTCTTCCTGTGGAAGTGAATAAGAGGGGATATACATTTCTGGGATGGTCAACAGTTCCCGGACAGACCTGTAATCCAATGTATCAGGCATATCAGAAAATTCAGGTTACGAAAAATATTCATCTTTATCCGGTGAAGTATAAATGGAATCAGGAACCGGATATTTATGCAGGCGGTCTTGCGGACAGTGTGGAGAAATATGATAAGATTATTTTTGTGGGAGATTCCCGCACAGCAATGCTTCGCAGTACTCTGAAGCAGCAATGCAGTTCTGACAGTTTAAAGAAAGTTGGATTTGTATGCAAGACAGGAGAAGGGCTTGACTGGATGAAAAAATACGGAGAAAAGGAACTGCTGAATGAAATAAGCGGGATGGATGATAATGCGAAGCCGGTGGCAGTTATTTTCAATCTGGGAGTAAATGACCTGATCCACAAAAACAGGGAGTCCATCAGTTATGATTCTGTTGCGTCAGACTATGCTTCTTATATGAATGGATTATCCAGAAAGCTGACTGCCAGGAACTGTGAATTATTTTATATGTCTGTGAATCCATGTAATACGGCAATGAAATCCACGCGGAAGGAGTCTGAGATCCGCGGATTTAATAACAGACTCAGACAGAGACTGAACGGGAATTTTACATGGATCAACAGTTATTCTTATCTGATGAGATGTGGTTATACGACTCGCTGTGAATTTCGCGGTTATACAGATGATGGTGTTCATTATTCTATGAGGACTTATAAGAGAATTTATGCATATGCAATAAAACAGATCAGATAA
- a CDS encoding Fur family transcriptional regulator: MAGSSYATASRRKILEYLKNSNDHTVTAADVDEYLKKHDSEVNITTIYRYLDKLAKDGTVIKYVAEKGCQAAYQYVEPGRGCEQHLHLKCVKCGKIIHLECHFMEEISHHIEESHGFTLQCKNSILYGVCKECKGSGEDC; this comes from the coding sequence ATGGCAGGAAGCAGTTATGCGACAGCAAGCCGCAGAAAAATACTTGAATATTTGAAAAACAGTAATGACCATACGGTTACAGCTGCTGATGTGGATGAGTATCTGAAGAAACATGACAGTGAGGTAAATATCACAACCATTTACCGCTATCTGGACAAGCTTGCAAAGGATGGAACTGTGATCAAATATGTTGCAGAGAAAGGTTGCCAGGCTGCTTATCAGTATGTAGAACCGGGACGGGGATGTGAACAGCATCTGCACCTGAAGTGTGTAAAATGTGGAAAGATCATTCATCTGGAATGTCATTTTATGGAAGAAATTTCTCATCATATTGAAGAAAGTCATGGATTTACCCTGCAGTGTAAGAATTCTATTTTGTATGGAGTCTGTAAAGAATGTAAAGGCAGTGGCGAAGACTGTTGA
- a CDS encoding putative manganese transporter, with product MSEIILDSVIDSIKLLPFLFLTYLFMEWLEHKTGAAARKRIRTAGKFGPVWGGLLGVIPQCGFSAAASSLFAGRVITVGTLIAVYLSTSDEMFPIMISNAVPVVTIVKILTCKAVIGILSGLVLEYVYTHILKKQEPDVDIHEICEEERCHCEHGVISSAAFHTLKVFVYIFLISLVLNIIIGLVGEETLAGLFTGTPIAGELIAALVGLIPNCASSVVITQLYLDHIIGAGAMMAGLLVNAGVGLLILFRLNRDRVQNLKIVGVLYGLGVFWGIIIEFAGIVF from the coding sequence ATGTCAGAGATTATATTAGATTCAGTAATAGACAGCATCAAGCTGCTACCCTTTCTTTTTCTTACTTATCTGTTTATGGAATGGCTGGAGCATAAGACAGGTGCGGCAGCACGAAAGAGAATCCGTACAGCCGGAAAATTCGGACCGGTATGGGGTGGACTTCTGGGAGTGATTCCACAGTGTGGATTTTCGGCAGCGGCATCCAGCCTTTTTGCCGGACGTGTGATCACAGTGGGAACTTTGATCGCGGTGTATCTGTCTACTTCAGATGAAATGTTTCCGATCATGATCTCCAATGCAGTTCCTGTAGTTACAATTGTGAAAATCCTGACCTGCAAAGCGGTGATCGGAATACTTTCCGGCCTGGTGCTGGAGTATGTTTACACACATATTCTGAAGAAACAGGAACCTGATGTGGATATTCATGAAATCTGTGAAGAAGAACGCTGCCATTGTGAACATGGAGTTATTTCTTCAGCAGCATTTCACACATTAAAAGTTTTTGTGTACATTTTCTTGATTTCTCTTGTTTTAAATATTATCATTGGATTAGTCGGAGAAGAGACACTGGCAGGACTTTTTACAGGAACACCGATTGCAGGTGAACTGATCGCAGCTTTAGTGGGACTGATTCCCAACTGCGCTTCTTCTGTAGTGATCACCCAGTTATATCTGGATCATATTATCGGAGCCGGGGCGATGATGGCGGGACTTCTTGTAAATGCAGGAGTTGGGCTTCTGATTCTGTTTCGTTTGAACAGAGACAGGGTTCAGAATCTGAAAATTGTGGGAGTACTTTATGGACTTGGTGTATTCTGGGGAATTATTATTGAATTTGCAGGAATTGTTTTCTGA
- a CDS encoding O-acetylhomoserine aminocarboxypropyltransferase/cysteine synthase family protein: MSKKIERKDRHFKFETLQLHVGQESPDPVTDARAVPIYQTSSYVFRNCDHAAARFGLADAGNIYGRLTNPTEDVFEKRIAALEGGSAALAVASGAAAITYTIENLAQQGDHIVAAKNIYGGTTNLLEHTLPAYGITTTFVDVFDLEEVENAIQDNTKAVYIETLGNPNSDVVDIEAIAKIAHAHKIPLVVDNTFATPYLVRPIEYGADIVVHSATKFIGGHGTTIGGVIVESGKFDWEASGKFASLTEPNPSYHGVSFTKACGPAAFVTKIRAILLRDTGATISPVSSFIFLQGLETLSLRVERHVENALKVVQYLNNHPQVEKVHHPSVSTDPVQQELYKKYFPNGGGSIFTFEIKGDAQKAKDFIDNLELFSLLANVADVKSLVIHPATTTHSQCTEEELLDQGIKPNTIRLSIGTENIDDIIQDLDEAFKAVAE, encoded by the coding sequence ATGAGCAAAAAAATCGAAAGAAAAGACAGACATTTCAAATTTGAAACATTACAGCTTCACGTAGGACAGGAGAGTCCGGATCCGGTTACAGATGCAAGAGCAGTACCAATCTATCAGACATCTTCTTATGTATTCAGAAACTGCGATCATGCAGCTGCACGTTTCGGACTTGCAGATGCAGGTAATATTTATGGACGTCTTACAAACCCGACTGAAGATGTATTCGAGAAAAGAATCGCAGCGCTTGAAGGCGGTTCTGCGGCACTTGCAGTAGCATCCGGTGCAGCAGCAATCACATATACAATTGAGAATCTTGCACAGCAGGGTGACCACATTGTAGCAGCCAAGAATATTTACGGTGGAACAACAAACCTTCTGGAGCATACACTTCCGGCTTATGGAATCACAACAACATTCGTTGATGTATTTGATCTTGAAGAAGTAGAGAACGCAATTCAGGATAACACAAAAGCTGTTTACATCGAGACTCTTGGAAACCCGAACTCTGATGTAGTTGATATTGAAGCTATCGCAAAGATTGCTCATGCACATAAGATTCCGCTTGTAGTGGATAACACATTTGCAACACCTTACCTTGTAAGACCAATCGAATATGGTGCAGATATCGTTGTTCATTCTGCAACTAAATTCATCGGTGGACATGGTACAACAATCGGAGGTGTGATCGTTGAGAGTGGTAAATTTGACTGGGAAGCATCAGGTAAATTCGCATCTCTGACAGAGCCGAACCCAAGCTATCATGGCGTAAGCTTTACAAAGGCATGCGGACCGGCAGCATTTGTTACAAAGATTCGTGCAATTCTTCTTCGTGATACAGGTGCAACCATCTCTCCGGTAAGCTCATTCATTTTCCTTCAGGGACTTGAAACACTGTCACTTCGTGTTGAACGCCATGTAGAGAATGCACTGAAAGTTGTTCAGTACTTAAATAACCATCCGCAGGTAGAGAAAGTTCATCATCCGTCTGTATCCACAGATCCGGTTCAGCAGGAGCTTTATAAGAAATACTTCCCGAATGGCGGCGGTTCCATCTTTACATTTGAGATTAAAGGTGATGCGCAGAAGGCAAAGGACTTCATTGATAATCTGGAACTGTTCTCATTGCTTGCCAATGTAGCTGATGTTAAATCTCTTGTTATCCATCCGGCTACAACAACACACAGCCAGTGCACAGAAGAAGAACTTCTCGATCAGGGTATCAAACCAAATACAATTCGTCTTTCCATTGGTACAGAGAATATTGACGATATCATTCAGGATCTTGATGAAGCATTTAAGGCAGTTGCTGAATAA
- the mnmA gene encoding tRNA 2-thiouridine(34) synthase MnmA, which produces MRKAIIAMSGGVDSSVAALLTKETGDECIGATMKLFHNEDIGVKREKTCCSLDDVEDARNVCYRMGIRYYVFNFSERFKEDVMDRFVDAYEHGATPNPCIDCNRYLKFDKMFQRMRELEYDYIVTGHYARVEYDEEKNRYLLKKAVDDTKDQSYVLYMLTQEQLAHISLPLGGLRKTEVREIAEKHGFVNARKHDSQDICFVPDGDYAKFIEQYTGRKSIPGDFVDTEGNILGKHKGIIHYTLGQRRGLGIPAASRLYVCDISPKTNQVVLGNNEDLFHSELTATKVNLISCESLKEPMRLKAKIRYRHPEQEAVAWQTEDGVLHVRFDKPQRAITRGQAVVLYDGDIVVGGGVIENCIK; this is translated from the coding sequence ATGAGAAAAGCAATTATCGCAATGAGCGGCGGAGTGGACAGCTCTGTGGCAGCTCTGCTTACAAAGGAAACCGGTGATGAATGTATCGGTGCTACCATGAAATTATTTCACAATGAGGACATAGGAGTAAAGAGAGAGAAAACCTGCTGTTCTCTGGATGATGTGGAGGATGCCAGAAATGTCTGCTACAGAATGGGGATCAGGTACTATGTTTTTAACTTTTCCGAGAGGTTTAAAGAGGATGTTATGGACCGCTTTGTGGATGCCTATGAGCATGGAGCCACGCCAAATCCCTGCATTGACTGCAATCGTTATCTGAAATTTGACAAGATGTTTCAGAGAATGCGTGAACTGGAGTATGATTATATTGTAACCGGACATTATGCACGTGTGGAATATGATGAGGAGAAGAACCGTTACTTATTAAAGAAAGCTGTGGATGATACGAAGGATCAGAGTTATGTGCTTTATATGCTGACACAGGAGCAACTTGCGCATATTTCCCTGCCTCTTGGCGGGCTTCGCAAAACGGAAGTGCGTGAGATCGCAGAGAAGCATGGCTTTGTTAATGCCAGAAAGCATGATAGCCAGGATATCTGTTTCGTACCGGACGGTGATTATGCAAAGTTTATTGAACAGTACACAGGACGTAAATCAATCCCGGGCGATTTTGTAGATACAGAAGGAAACATTCTTGGTAAACATAAAGGAATCATCCACTATACACTTGGCCAGAGAAGAGGACTTGGTATTCCGGCAGCATCCAGACTGTATGTGTGTGATATTTCTCCAAAGACCAATCAGGTGGTTCTGGGAAATAATGAGGATCTTTTCCATTCGGAACTGACTGCAACAAAGGTCAATCTGATTTCCTGTGAATCTCTGAAGGAGCCAATGAGACTGAAAGCAAAGATCCGTTACCGTCATCCGGAGCAGGAGGCCGTAGCATGGCAGACGGAAGATGGAGTGCTGCACGTGCGTTTTGATAAACCACAGAGAGCTATCACCAGAGGGCAGGCAGTTGTGTTATATGATGGAGATATCGTTGTAGGCGGCGGCGTGATTGAAAATTGTATTAAATGA